A genomic region of Leptidea sinapis chromosome 46, ilLepSina1.1, whole genome shotgun sequence contains the following coding sequences:
- the LOC126977859 gene encoding uncharacterized protein LOC126977859 yields MRLNLPFLAPNRKNARRYQREPVPFQMLLPLALKKTVSGKGDITKEAVCMQEMAVLFACFKKSEFDQTQCLKEVTSFQNCYKEYSQRAKVQREMGKKGILVPGENKMTHKQLNQLLKGFPAL; encoded by the coding sequence ATGAGGTTAAATCTACCGTTTTTGGCACCGAACAGAAAAAATGCAAGAAGATATCAAAGAGAGCCAGTGCCATTTCAAATGCTCTTGCCACTTGCGCTTAAGAAGACAGTTTCAGGAAAAGGTGATATAACTAAGGAGGCAGTATGCATGCAAGAAATGGCTGTCCTTTTTGcctgttttaaaaaatccgAGTTTGATCAAACTCAATGTCTTAAGGAGGTCACATCATTTCAAAATTGCTATAAAGAATATAGTCAAAGAGCAAAAGTGCAGAGAGAAATGGGAAAAAAAGGTATTTTAGTACCCGGTGAAAACAAAATGACCCATAAACAATTAAATCAACTTCTAAAAGGCTTTCCAGCTTtgtag
- the LOC126977823 gene encoding inhibitor of Bruton tyrosine kinase isoform X1 translates to MSKFEPDCTRRCKSNLHGQTLTSAITKRSVSDLSLASFVKATCFNFTKSFDYEGRTPLHMAASRGRNVLLEWLAKHSSEAFLNMRDKESGYTPLHRSILYGQIHSAVSLLKLGCNIDILDKDDYKAIEFAMLDRQYVCKVEKAMPCDVYVWGSNSNYTLGTGSHQPKNVPDMLTSFNRSNEDVRQVCLGKFHSVWVCASGSVWCAGQPSRAGGSTNTALRPTLLRLPEPCRQVALTLTSTVFLLQSGAMIQYASNAPDSTNPSPKVTTVRHQISNPLGVSAGRSHAVLWNAHAVYTWGVNMGQLGHPVEEKSIATPKRVAISMNAKEDTKFELADASDAATVITTSRGDVYLLHKYICKKIAVKQINLQQVCVESKMSETGVYSRVTVLLLTNVGQLMIWQDVSNRLTRCVFGLSHQVKITHVALTHDALYFTTKYGEAFIGHISRKTTPPPAQPIKKDKDRDNKSALVKFLEKDDCTIVKITRIPNVHRGTAIAVDNEGLNFACLQNKPICGLLSIPELSPSGFSKHMESLIESASDDDLLHDVIFKVGLKLFPAHIFIIASSSDFLYKLYQEASVKERRPTIPLDNVHPEAFERILKYMYTGTCDVAEMGPCALKIRKEDLIGTKEKPLDLDDVIENPSEISAFEVYKSHEKRRNNKRKQNNNNSTPTRTPHVYCDPVKLVQATAKRLQVMGLHKLLDKFYYRDGTVCLKESATHTKNSPQCWDRDSYHELVDTNVCSKDGMLISAHKCVLAARLEYFNGMFMHSWTESKLLSKVTLPVNHGILLPVINFLYTDKCPDIETSDSIDFICSMLIVSDQLFIGRLREMCEIALGNLITLKNCTELCQFAHTYNATQLKQCCMEYISLNLANILENRLLDYLEDKLLEDITKYYCKFNPIMAFRVITPFSNAPDDETVEECLKNYPIDLQIIDEECKRDSFIESKKKVRSKKVEYTENEKARMRYESVSSVTSLDETSGDITLSLRSISKETNKSSEIVDKWTTVPTQKQQKLVQARLKAITTAKDILNEKPLESFTKLTKNSHSQESPTTSRMSVSPKDSPPMAELVNRTQGNLVINHVGPKLSQKQRKKLAFDNVTPQTLDNYLSNKLSIGSPPEPKNPWKIIEAPIASSSPKGKAVGFDHILADQKKQKGDSSRIMTKSLILTQLEDKAIEELERFYNIHEVDDEHITVSRIELQVSSPQWIHTVPK, encoded by the exons atGAGTAAATTTGAGCCTGATTGCACAAGAAGATGCAAGTCTAATTTACATGGACAAACATTGACTAGTGCCATAACTAAGAGATCTGTTAGTGATTTATCATTGGCCAGTTTTGTTAAAGCTAcatgttttaattttacaaagtcATTTGACTATGAG gGTCGGACACCACTGCACATGGCCGCCTCAAGAGGTAGAAATGTTTTATTGGAATGGTTGGCAAAGCATTCATCTGAAGCTTTCCTAAATATGAGAGATAAAGAGTCAGGATATACACCCTTACATAGAAGCATTCTCTATGGACAGATACATTCTGCAGTGTCCTTATTGAAATTGG GATGTAACATTGATATACTAGACAAAGATGACTACAAAGCAATCGAGTTTGCAATGTTAGACAGACAGTATGTTTGTAAGGTTGAGAAGGCTATGCCCTGCGACGTCTATGTATGGGGTAGTAATTCTAACTACACACTTGGTACTGGATCTCACCAGCCAAAGAATGTTCCAGACATGTTGACGTCATTTAACAGAAGCAATGAGGATGTGAGGCAG GTATGTCTTGGCAAGTTCCACAGTGTATGGGTTTGCGCGTCCGGGTCAGTATGGTGTGCTGGTCAGCCAAGCCGTGCTGGAGGGTCCACCAATACTGCACTACGTCCCACCCTGCTCCGTCTACCGGAGCCGTGTAGGCAGGTCGCCCTTACCCTCACATCAACGGTCTTCCTACTTCAAAGTGGCGCG ATGATTCAGTATGCCTCCAACGCCCCGGATAGTACAAATCCTTCACCAAAAGTGACAACGGTGCGACATCAGATATCAAACCCGTTGGGCGTGAGTGCGGGCCGTTCTCATGCGGTGTTGTGGAACGCTCATGCGGTCTACACGTGGGGCGTTAATATGGGACAACTTGGCCATCCGGTGGAGGAGAAATCTATCGCGACGCCAAAACGG GTAGCAATATCAATGAATGCTAAAGAGGACACCAAGTTTGAACTGGCGGACGCGTCAGATGCCGCGACTGTGATCACCACCAGCCGAGGAGACGTGTACCTCCTGCACAAATATATCtgcaaaaaaattgctgtcaa acAAATAAACTTACAACAAGTTTGCGTGGAGTCAAAGATGAGCGAGACGGGTGTATATTCCCGTGTGACCGTCCTGCTCTTGACTAATGTTGGACAATTGATGATATGGCAAGATGTCTCAAACAGACTAAcaag GTGTGTATTCGGCCTTAGCCACCAGGTAAAGATAACGCACGTGGCGTTAACACACGACGCTCTGTACTTCACGACTAAATACGGCGAGGCGTTCATTGGTCATATCTCGCGCAAAACCACGCCCCCGCCCGCTCAGCCAATCAAAAAGGACAAAGACAGAGACAACAAATCGGCGCTAGTTAAGTTCTTAGAGAAGGACGACTGTACAATAGTCAAGATCACCAGAATACCTAATGTGCACAGAGGTACTGCTATAGCTGTTGATAATGAAGGATTGAATTTTGCTTGTTTACAG aaCAAGCCGATTTGTGGACTTCTATCGATACCAGAACTCTCTCCCTCGGGCTTTTCCAAGCACATGGAATCATTGATAGAATCAGCAAGCGATGATGATTTATTACACGATGTTATTTTCAAG GTTGGCCTTAAGTTATTCCCGGCCCACATATTCATAATAGCATCCAGCAGTGACTTCCTATACAAACTCTACCAAGAAGCCAGCGTCAAGGAGCGGCGACCAACTATACCTCTGGATAATGTCCACCCCGAGGCCTTCGAGAGGATTTTGAAGTACATGTATACCGGCACATGTGATGTGGCGGAAATGGGTCCGTGTGCACTGAAGATCAGGAAGGAGGACTTGATTGGAACTAAAGAGAAACCATTGGATCTTGATGATGTCAttg AAAACCCATCGGAAATATCAGCATTTGAAGTATACAAGAGTCATGAGAAGCGCAGGAATAATAAacggaaacaaaataataataacagtactCCGACCAGAACCCCCCATGTGTACTGCGATCCAGTAAAACTGGTGCAGGCTACAGCAAAGAGGTTGCAAGTTATGGGACTGCATAAGCTGCTCGATAAGTTCTa TTACAGAGATGGCACTGTGTGCCTCAAGGAGAGTGCAACACACACCAAGAATTCTCCTCAGTGTTGGGACCGTGATAGTTACCACGAGCTCGTCGATACAAATGTGTGCTCAAAGGATGGCATGCTCATATCCGCCCATAAATGTGTGCTCGCCGCAAGACTTGAGTACTTTAATGGAATGTTTATGCACTCTTGGACTGAG AGCAAACTTTTATCAAAAGTCACATTGCCAGTCAACCATGGCATTCTACTACCGGTCATTAACTTTCTTTATACGGATAAATGTCCTGATATTGAAACATCGGACAGTATTGACTTTATATGTAGCATGCTAATTGTTTCTGACCAACTGTTTATTGGAAGATTAAGGGAGATGTGTGAAATTGCATTGGGCAATCTAATCACATTGAAAAATTGCACAGAATTATGCCAATTTGCTCATACATATAATGCCACTCAATTGAAACAATGCTGCATggagtatatttcattaaatttagcAAACATTCTCGAAAATCGGCTCTTGGACTATTTAGAGGATAAATTACTTGAGGATATAACTAAATACTATTGTAAATTCAACCCTATTATGGCATTCAGAGTAATCACTCCATTTTCCAATGCGCCTGATGATGAAACTGTTGAAGAATGCCTAAAAAATTATCCAATAGACTTACAAATTATTGACGAGGAGTGTAAGAGAGATAGTTTTATAGAAAGCAAAAAGAAAGTCAGATCTAAAAAAGTTGAATATACTGAAAATGAAAAGGCGAGAATGCGATACGAATCTGTAAGCTCTGTTACTTCTCTTGATGAAACTTCTGGGGATATTACACTGTCGCTTCGCTCAATTTCAAAGGAGACCAACAAATCTAGTGAAATTGTTGATAAATGGACCACTGTGCCAACACAAAAGCAACAGAAACTAGTGCAGGCTCGGCTTAAGGCAATCACTACGGCAAAAgacattttaaatgaaaaaccaTTAGAATCTTTTACTAAATTGACTAAAAACTCGCATTCACAAGAAAGTCCTACAACATCTCGCATGTCAGTATCGCCAAAAGATTCACCACCAATGGCCGAGCTTGTAAATAGAACACAGGGAAATCTAGTCATCAATCACGTGGGTCCCAAACTATCTCAGAAACAAAGAAAGAAATTGGCTTTCGACAATGTAACACCACAGACACTAGATAACTACTTATCTAATAAATTGAGTATTGGGTCACCTCCTGAGCCAAAAAATCCATGGAAAATTATTGAAGCGCCAATTGCCTCAAGCAGTCCTAAGGGAAAGGCTGTTGGATTTGATCATATCCTTGCAGATCAAAAGAAGCAGAAGGGTGACTCATCTAGAATCATGACAAAGTCtcttattttaactcag CTTGAAGACAAGGCAATAGAGGAGTTGGAgagattttataatatacatgaAGTTGATGACGAGCATATTACAGTTAGTCGGATTGAACTGCAAGTGTCTTCCCCGCAATGGATACACACTGTCCCAAAGTGA
- the LOC126977823 gene encoding inhibitor of Bruton tyrosine kinase isoform X2, with amino-acid sequence MSKFEPDCTRRCKSNLHGQTLTSAITKRSVSDLSLASFVKATCFNFTKSFDYEGRTPLHMAASRGRNVLLEWLAKHSSEAFLNMRDKESGYTPLHRSILYGQIHSAVSLLKLGCNIDILDKDDYKAIEFAMLDRQYVCKVEKAMPCDVYVWGSNSNYTLGTGSHQPKNVPDMLTSFNRSNEDVRQVCLGKFHSVWVCASGSVWCAGQPSRAGGSTNTALRPTLLRLPEPCRQVALTLTSTVFLLQSGAMIQYASNAPDSTNPSPKVTTVRHQISNPLGVSAGRSHAVLWNAHAVYTWGVNMGQLGHPVEEKSIATPKRVAISMNAKEDTKFELADASDAATVITTSRGDVYLLHKYICKKIAVKQINLQQVCVESKMSETGVYSRVTVLLLTNVGQLMIWQDVSNRLTRCVFGLSHQVKITHVALTHDALYFTTKYGEAFIGHISRKTTPPPAQPIKKDKDRDNKSALVKFLEKDDCTIVKITRIPNVHREQADLWTSIDTRTLSLGLFQAHGIIDRISKR; translated from the exons atGAGTAAATTTGAGCCTGATTGCACAAGAAGATGCAAGTCTAATTTACATGGACAAACATTGACTAGTGCCATAACTAAGAGATCTGTTAGTGATTTATCATTGGCCAGTTTTGTTAAAGCTAcatgttttaattttacaaagtcATTTGACTATGAG gGTCGGACACCACTGCACATGGCCGCCTCAAGAGGTAGAAATGTTTTATTGGAATGGTTGGCAAAGCATTCATCTGAAGCTTTCCTAAATATGAGAGATAAAGAGTCAGGATATACACCCTTACATAGAAGCATTCTCTATGGACAGATACATTCTGCAGTGTCCTTATTGAAATTGG GATGTAACATTGATATACTAGACAAAGATGACTACAAAGCAATCGAGTTTGCAATGTTAGACAGACAGTATGTTTGTAAGGTTGAGAAGGCTATGCCCTGCGACGTCTATGTATGGGGTAGTAATTCTAACTACACACTTGGTACTGGATCTCACCAGCCAAAGAATGTTCCAGACATGTTGACGTCATTTAACAGAAGCAATGAGGATGTGAGGCAG GTATGTCTTGGCAAGTTCCACAGTGTATGGGTTTGCGCGTCCGGGTCAGTATGGTGTGCTGGTCAGCCAAGCCGTGCTGGAGGGTCCACCAATACTGCACTACGTCCCACCCTGCTCCGTCTACCGGAGCCGTGTAGGCAGGTCGCCCTTACCCTCACATCAACGGTCTTCCTACTTCAAAGTGGCGCG ATGATTCAGTATGCCTCCAACGCCCCGGATAGTACAAATCCTTCACCAAAAGTGACAACGGTGCGACATCAGATATCAAACCCGTTGGGCGTGAGTGCGGGCCGTTCTCATGCGGTGTTGTGGAACGCTCATGCGGTCTACACGTGGGGCGTTAATATGGGACAACTTGGCCATCCGGTGGAGGAGAAATCTATCGCGACGCCAAAACGG GTAGCAATATCAATGAATGCTAAAGAGGACACCAAGTTTGAACTGGCGGACGCGTCAGATGCCGCGACTGTGATCACCACCAGCCGAGGAGACGTGTACCTCCTGCACAAATATATCtgcaaaaaaattgctgtcaa acAAATAAACTTACAACAAGTTTGCGTGGAGTCAAAGATGAGCGAGACGGGTGTATATTCCCGTGTGACCGTCCTGCTCTTGACTAATGTTGGACAATTGATGATATGGCAAGATGTCTCAAACAGACTAAcaag GTGTGTATTCGGCCTTAGCCACCAGGTAAAGATAACGCACGTGGCGTTAACACACGACGCTCTGTACTTCACGACTAAATACGGCGAGGCGTTCATTGGTCATATCTCGCGCAAAACCACGCCCCCGCCCGCTCAGCCAATCAAAAAGGACAAAGACAGAGACAACAAATCGGCGCTAGTTAAGTTCTTAGAGAAGGACGACTGTACAATAGTCAAGATCACCAGAATACCTAATGTGCACAGAG aaCAAGCCGATTTGTGGACTTCTATCGATACCAGAACTCTCTCCCTCGGGCTTTTCCAAGCACATGGAATCATTGATAGAATCAGCAAGCGATGA
- the LOC126977845 gene encoding tetraspanin-9-like, producing the protein MHSAGLPRSCLGFTNMLTFIFGVICLAICVWCAINTEFFREVNYTITKSPWVKTIANFVNLKLWFTPMTSVLIPVACLIIFTSCCGILGAGCKTKCALKSYIFLVTAITLASFWILFVSFIYNIYTNKQTTRNYMTTTLRHYGKENDLITNFWDYVMVNYECCGVNDSRDFIDTDWHKKNLDKLYPVQCCKFANKTALMPRSKYCTISREDVAESFADRGCFVALRESIKGNKRILTFYAVLILLIYLMITSFAFCIIRGEPLIGPIDPEDVMFVPIRRDVEKAVQSQSSLDNMMFVDEPPKKVVQVVSVLNPNQRYTIAPNSLPNSIH; encoded by the coding sequence ATGCACTCGGCTGGGCTTCCGCGTTCATGTCTAGGATTTACGAATATgcttacatttatatttggtgtgATATGTTTAGCAATATGTGTCTGGTGTGCTATCAACACGGAGTTCTTCAGGGAAGTGAACTACACAATCACAAAAAGTCCCTGGGTGAAGACGATCGCGAACTTCGTCAATCTTAAGCTATGGTTCACACCAATGACTTCAGTCCTTATACCAGTTGCgtgtcttattatttttacttcatgCTGCGGGATTCTCGGAGCTGGCTGCAAAACTAAATGCGCTCTGAAATCTTACATATTTCTCGTAACTGCGATCACTTTAGCTTCGTTCTGGATATTATTTGTCTCGTTTATCTACAATATATACACTAATAAACAAACTACTCGAAATTATATGACAACCACTTTAAGACATTATGGAAAGGAAAACGACCTGATAACAAACTTTTGGGATTACGTTATGGTTAACTACGAGTGTTGTGGCGTTAATGATTCCAGGGACTTTATCGACACAGATTGGCACAAGAAAAATTTGGATAAACTGTATCCGGTGCAGTGTTGTAAGTTCGCAAATAAAACAGCTCTAATGCCTCGCTCGAAGTATTGTACAATTAGTCGTGAAGATGTTGCAGAGAGTTTTGCAGATAGAGGCTGTTTCGTTGCTTTGAGAGAGTCGATCAAGGGAAATAAAAGGATATTAACGTTTTATGCGGTTTtaatattgttgatatatttGATGATTACGTCGTTCGCGTTTTGTATCATCCGAGGGGAACCATTAATTGGCCCCATTGACCCTGAAGATGTGATGTTTGTGCCTATACGACGCGATGTTGAAAAAGCGGTTCAATCTCAGTCGTCACTGGACAATATGATGTTTGTCGACGAGCCTCCAAAAAAAGTCGTTCAAGTCGTGTCCGTTTTAAATCCAAACCAGAGATATACAATTGCACCAAACTCATTACCGAATTCCATTCATTAA